CTGATTACCTACTGTCTTCTTAAACAGAAGAGCAAACTTCTGCAGGAAACTAAGACCTACAGTGCCATCTAGTGGGAAACTGGAGAGGCGACTCCTGTAACCGATCACGGTGATGACTACCATGGCCTAATTAGAGATAACTTCCATATCCGACTAATCACAGAGATAACTACCGTACCTGACTAATTACAGAAATAACTACCACATCTGATTAGTTACCATACTCGACTAATCACAGAAATGACTACCGTACCCGACTAGAGATAACTACCATACCCGAGTAATCACAGAAATAACTACCGTACCAGACTAATCACAGGGATAACTACCACACCTGCCTAATCACAGGGATAACTACCACACCTGCCTAATCACAGGGATAACTACCACACCTGCCTAATCACAGGGATAACTACCACACCTGACTAATCACAGGGATAACTACCATACCTAAATAATCACAGGGATAACTACCACACCTGCCTAATCACAGGGATAACTACCACACCTGCCTAATCACAGGGATAACTACCACACCTGCCTAATCACAGGGATAACTACCACACCTGCCTAATCACAGGGATAACTACCACACCTGCCTAATCACAGGGATAACTACCACACCTGCCTAATCACAGGGATAACTACCACACCTGCCTAATCACAGGGATAACTACCACACCTGCCTAATCACAGGGATAACTACCACACCTGCCTAATCACATGGATAACTACCACACCTGACTAATCACAGGGATAACTACCATACCTAAATAATCACAGAGATAACTACCTTACCTGGAGCAGGATCACATTCTGGTTCACATGCATCTATCCTAATGTCTGACTGCACTcctacatccacacacacatctacacccacacactcacgaTGGCTTTGCTGTAGCAGGTGACGGCCTCCTGGTACTTCCTGCAGAGGAACAGGCGGTTGCCATGCTCTTTGAGCTCCTGAGCTGAGGAGCAGCTCTTCTCCGGGCTGCCTGCCATCTTCTCCACGGGCTCGGCACCGGCCGCCGCTTCCCCCTGCTGCTTCCCAATCCTGTTCCCCGTCTCttcagctaacacacacacacacacacacacacacacacacacacacaggatacaccAGATAAACAGCACGTTGTGTTTTAGAGCTGGCTGTTAACATGTTGCTACCTTAGCTAAGCAGCTAGCTAGTACGGTTGAAGAAAGAGAATTGCGCACGTCATCGTCACAAATTCCCCAAAACAACTTTTATTAATCCTTACATTATATTTCAACTAGgaaaagatgaaataaataacGTGTATGTGTGGTTATTAAACAGTGTGGGGAATTCGTATAAAATGATGAGCTACACGATTATATGTAGAATTATTCATCTGGTGAAACAGCTCCATTAACGCTGAATAATCTTcacagtttatatatatttatatacaactATTAAACACATTCTGTATGTAGGCTGATGTCCGAAACGACACGTACCGGTTGTAAAGACAGCTCTCTCCGCGAGTGCAGCGCCTCCTGCCCCGGGGACACAGCCGAGCCGCCGCTGGGAGCCTCAGCCGAATAACGCTAAagctaacgctaatgctaactaGCTCTGTTCCTGCTCAAgtaaattctctctcttttctctgccTGTGGTTATATAATTATCAAACCCATTATGGAAGAGAAATATTGATAAATGCCTCCATGTTTAATCCAAAACTACAgaaatttatatattaaatctCCGCCGTAAAACACTATCATCTTGCAGCTTGTTTTGGTTACATGACGTCCGGCGGCCATAACAGAAACCTCAGAGTTACGTAACGTTACGTCGCCAAGAAATGACGTAAGCGCGTCATCACGCACGACCAGACGTAGCCTCGTGCACGGCTTTCTTGGGTGACGACGAATCGACTCTTTCGAATCACCGAAAAAAGGTTCATCTTtcttaaatgatattaaaaataataaaataaatgttgtattTAAAAATCTCAATCATTTTTCAAACTGTTTTGTTACACATTGTATAAATATGTCAAAACACTTGAgaatatttgtttaatttcatcGCAGCACTTACCAAATGATCAGATCCCTCTATATCActgattaaaatataattataattaaccCGCTTTGAAAAGCTTGATTTCAATACTCAACATCTCAGACATCTAAAAAATGTAGAgaagtaaaaatatataatgaaatttAAATATGGTCCAAAGCCCATTATGCCTCAATGCAAAGAAATAACTTTACCCTACCCCATTTTACCcagaaatgtaatataataaaccGTGACAGAACTCCTGCAGGATCCACATGAAGTGTAACGTTACAGATCAAACATGATGAAATGGCTGGTGTACAGCAGGGGAGGTCAGGGGCTGGGTCAGGAATTACACAGAACAGCTCGAAGACTCTTTATTAAGgaaagacagaaggaaagaaagaaaaagaaagaaaaagaaagaaagaaaacagacagaaagaaagacaaatctGCAGTATGAGTGACCACACTGGGTATTGTAGAGTTGTAAACAGTATTAAAGACACAGGGTTTCTTCAGAAACacttgagcacacacacacgactggtgttgataaaatcatttaataatgCGTTATAGAGGAACGAGGAGAACCAGAGCAGGTTtataaaagaagagagagagaggaataaggAGGAGAATTCTACACCATCATGAAGTAATCACACTGAGCTCTAACCTTCTGCTCCTGCAGGACTGTGGGGTATCTGCACCTTGTGTTTAGGTCATCACGCTGCagctgaccacacacacacacacaagcacagagtgTAAACACTACAAAGACCATGATGCACTGGGAGACATGGTGTAAGGCAGTGCTGTGGGGATTAAAGAGCAGTGACCCAACACTGCCCTCATCATCTGTGTATCGgtcaattaaaacaaaatgtaaaagctGAGGGAGGGGTCAGGGTGGGGGAGGGACAAATATTGGCAGGTGACAGTGTAGTTCCCGTAGTAACTGTGCCAGAGGGGGTGGGGGGCAGCCCTCAGAGCTCCCCGGATTCTCTGTCCCCGGAGCGACGAGACTCCGCCCTCCCATTGAGGCGGTCGCGTGAAGACCtgaaaatagataaataaataaacaaacaaataaacaaaacaagcaaatacACAGTCATTAGTGTATCCAGGTTGTCTCTACAATGCAGCAGCTACCTGTTTGTGCGAGTTCTCTGCAGGACAGTGTGTGGTTCCTGGTACCTGTGTGAGTGTTCTCTCAGAGTTTGTGTtctctatgagtgtgtgtgtgttctctgtgagAGCACTAACATACCTGTGTGAGTGTTCTCTgcgagagtgtgagtgagacctGGAGCGTGACCGGTGTCTCCtgcgtctctctctgtctctggacCGAGATCTGGACCTGCGTCTCTCCCTGGAGGATGAGCGAGATCTCCTCcgtctcctttctctctctctctcacgctctcgcTCACGAGAACGAGACCTACATGCAAATAAGATCAAATAAGATCAACAGAACTCATaagaatgtgtaaaaaaaaaaaatcagttatcagtgtgtttgtttctgaccTCCTGCGCTCCCGACTGCGTGATCTGGTCCTTcaaacatacagagagaaaaaaattctgttGAGTATTAATCACACTAGTGGTCATTTCAGCCtcatcctcactctcactcacacacacacagtaaagtggTGTTAGTGTTCCTCACcgcctcctcatcctctcttcacgctctctctcctctctcctcttcagTCTCTCCTGGTTTCGCCGCTCCTGCTTATCCAGGACcgttttctacacacacacacacacacacacacacacacacacacacgtcaatcAAAGCTCAATAACATCTTCCAGGTTGTGTACAGTTCGCTTGACTCCACACACCTTCAGCTGCTCCAGCTTTTCTCTGATCTGGATGAAGCCCAGGTGTAGTTTCCCACCAAAATGGTCAGCAAGGCGACGGTCATTGTCATGGAGACCCAGATAGGCGGagcatacctcacacacacggagctTCTGCTGTTGGAAACTGGAGGCAGGCATGGAGTTCCTGTATTCCTCCTGAaagcacatgaacacacaattAATCTATAAAtatcctgtctgtgtgtgtgtgtgtgtgtgtgtgtgtgttaatgcactGACCTCAGCATCCTTCTTCTTAGTGCGCACTTTCTCCACTTCTTGTAGAACCTTCTGAGCTTCATCCACATTTCCCTCAGCACCAAGCTGCTCTGCCTTTGCCAGCAGTTTCCCAATCTCCTCGTTCAGCTCATGCACTTTCTCcgcctatcacacacacacgaagaacGTGACGGGCGATTACACAACAAGCATGAACACCACAAATGTGTCAAGAAAGTGATGGGACAGAACCTGTGTATTTATAATGTAGTACCTTGGCAGCAACCTCAGCACTGATCTCCTCCTGAGTTTCAGCGAGACGTTTCTTTGCCAGCTCTGTTCTGTGGTCGCAGTCGGCAATGAAGGACTCCAGATGATCCACAGCCTGAAGACAGAGTGAAGAGACATCACAGTGCGGTCACTACACATCTGACCTCaattatacacacagacagggtAGAGCACTCACGTCCAGCTCAAAGAACAGGTCTCTCTCCTTAGATGCGATCTCATAGTCGGCCCTCAGAGCTAGGTCATGGATCTTAGAGCACTCACCCAGGTCCATACgctagag
The nucleotide sequence above comes from Hemibagrus wyckioides isolate EC202008001 linkage group LG01, SWU_Hwy_1.0, whole genome shotgun sequence. Encoded proteins:
- the luc7l gene encoding putative RNA-binding protein Luc7-like 1 isoform X3; this translates as MDLGECSKIHDLALRADYEIASKERDLFFELDAVDHLESFIADCDHRTELAKKRLAETQEEISAEVAAKAEKVHELNEEIGKLLAKAEQLGAEGNVDEAQKVLQEVEKVRTKKKDAEEEYRNSMPASSFQQQKLRVCEVCSAYLGLHDNDRRLADHFGGKLHLGFIQIREKLEQLKKTVLDKQERRNQERLKRREEREREERMRRRTRSRSRERRRSRSRERERERERERRRRRSRSSSRERRRSRSRSRDRERRRRHRSRSRSHSHSRREHSHRSSRDRLNGRAESRRSGDRESGEL
- the luc7l gene encoding putative RNA-binding protein Luc7-like 1 isoform X2, whose amino-acid sequence is MSAQAQMRALLDQLMGTARDGDESRQRVKFTDERVCKSHLLNCCPHDILSGTRMDLGECSKIHDLALRADYEIASKERDLFFELDAVDHLESFIADCDHRTELAKKRLAETQEEISAEVAAKAEKVHELNEEIGKLLAKAEQLGAEGNVDEAQKVLQEVEKVRTKKKDAEEEYRNSMPASSFQQQKLRVCEVCSAYLGLHDNDRRLADHFGGKLHLGFIQIREKLEQLKKTVLDKQERRNQERLKRREEREREERMRRRSRSRERRRSRSRERERERERERRRRRSRSSSRERRRSRSRSRDRERRRRHRSRSRSHSHSRREHSHRSSRDRLNGRAESRRSGDRESGEL
- the luc7l gene encoding putative RNA-binding protein Luc7-like 1 isoform X1 — translated: MSAQAQMRALLDQLMGTARDGDESRQRVKFTDERVCKSHLLNCCPHDILSGTRMDLGECSKIHDLALRADYEIASKERDLFFELDAVDHLESFIADCDHRTELAKKRLAETQEEISAEVAAKAEKVHELNEEIGKLLAKAEQLGAEGNVDEAQKVLQEVEKVRTKKKDAEEEYRNSMPASSFQQQKLRVCEVCSAYLGLHDNDRRLADHFGGKLHLGFIQIREKLEQLKKTVLDKQERRNQERLKRREEREREERMRRRTRSRSRERRRSRSRERERERERERRRRRSRSSSRERRRSRSRSRDRERRRRHRSRSRSHSHSRREHSHRSSRDRLNGRAESRRSGDRESGEL